CCAAGATCAAGCAGAATACCCATAACCTTCGGTTCCAGCCCTTTTTCCGCGCAGATCGAGGCAATCAGCCCACCCATATCACAGAAATTTCCCTTGACCAAAACCGTGGAGGCTGCAAATTCCTTGAGCGTTTCACCCGCCACCCGTAATGCGGCATCGTCCTGGTCGATGCCGATCAACAGCGATCCCGCAAGGAAACCCGCATCAAAAAGTGCACGCAACATCGCCGAAGAATGGCCGCCGCCGCCAAGAGTCCCATCGACATAAATACCAGGTTTTCTGACCAGAAATGCCACAACTTCGTTGACCAGCACCGGCTCATGAAATATATCTCGTACCATAACCATTAAAAATACCTTCCCGCAAGCGAAGCGAAACGATCAGCACTCTCCTGCAAGAGAGCAGCAAGGCGCTGCGGATCCCAGATAATCATTTTTGTATCAGCCCCGATAATAACAACATCCTTTGTAATACCAGCATGATCGAGGAACTCCCTCGACAGAGCAACCCTCCCCTGACGATCAAGCTCAACCATTTCAAGACTCTCATACATCAAGGTCTTCAAAAGGCGCTCCTCGGGATTAAAATCCGAAAGACCGGAAAGTGACTTTCTCATTCCAGCCCAGATGAGCGGTTCATAAAGCTCAAGGGAACGGTCGGGCGCTTTCATGATATACAAACCTGAAAAAGCATCTGCAACACCCTCGACCGTAACACTTTCGAACTTCCGGCGAAACCTTGCAGGAATCATAAGGCGCCCCTTCTCATCGATGGCATGTCTCTCTTTTCCAATAAAGCCCGCCATTGTGGCAATCCCTTTAGCCCCCGTTATGCTTATAACCTCACCTGTTACATCTTTTTAACCGTAACCGGACGTAAAAACCAAAAAAAAACCAGCGAGGGCCGCAATACATCCCATTTTTTACCATTTTGCGCCACTTTAAAATGTATAAAAAAGGATGCACTAAAAAAATATTAGTCTATTTTACACTCCAGCAGAAATGCCGATATTTCGAATGAATACAACCCCAATGAAAAGAGGAGCAAAAGAGATCCTGATTGATG
The DNA window shown above is from Pelodictyon phaeoclathratiforme BU-1 and carries:
- the mraZ gene encoding division/cell wall cluster transcriptional repressor MraZ; this translates as MAGFIGKERHAIDEKGRLMIPARFRRKFESVTVEGVADAFSGLYIMKAPDRSLELYEPLIWAGMRKSLSGLSDFNPEERLLKTLMYESLEMVELDRQGRVALSREFLDHAGITKDVVIIGADTKMIIWDPQRLAALLQESADRFASLAGRYF